The sequence below is a genomic window from Aureispira sp. CCB-E.
GGGGCATTCCTTCGGTGTAATTAGATTTATACTTATCATATGCTAAGACCCGAACTCCAAATCCAGCTAGGCGTTTTGCAAATGCAACTCCAGTATAGCCAAATCCAACGATCCCTACTGTTTTGCCCATCAACTCCCAGCCTCTATTTTGTTCTCGTTGCCATTTTTTTTGGCGCACCTGTTGATCTGACCGACGCAAGTTAATAGCTAAGCTTAGCAGCATACCCATTGCATGCTCTGCTACAGCATCACAATTGCCATCTGGCGCACGATGAACAGCAACATTTTTGATTTTTGCATAATCTAGGTCTATAATTTCTAGTCCAGAACCTAATCTACCAATAAATTTTAACTGTGTAGCCTTGTCTAAAAAAGAGCGGTCTACTGTAATTTTGCTATTGATAATAATTCCCTGATAATGGTGTATCATAGCACGCACCTCTTCCAAAGAAATGGAAGGCATATAATCACATCGATAGCCTGCAACTGTCAATCCTTCGATTAGTAAGTTGTGAACACCATCTGTTATCAGTACCTTAGGTTCTTCATTTGTTATTTTTTCTCTCATTGTGTCTTATTTGTTTGTACCATTATTGCCCTTGTTACAATCAGTATTTAGATCAAGCTCATAGTGCGACAAATATAGAAGATTTTAAAACTTCTAAACCAGAAAGGTTAACAAATTATTACTTTACTTAGGATAACAGAATCTAATTTTCGCCCAAATGTTCAATTCAGACAAAATATTAAATAACTACTATGTGAATAGTATACTTTGGTAAGAAATATAGAAAGGCATTTGTTGTATTGATGTAGCTATTAAAATAATGTTGGGGAACATATAAAGCCCATTAATACTTAAATGTTAAGTTGGTAAGATCGATGAAATCTTGTACAGAGAGGTTTTCTGGTCTCTGCAAAAAGAACTCATCCTCAAATATAACGTTTTTTGGGAGAAATTGTTTCATTGAGTTGCGTAACATTTTTCTACGCATCCCAAAAGTTGTCTTAACCACCGCTCTCAAGCGGCTTTCATCACATCCCAAATTTTTAAAATCTTTTTTTCTTTGCAGTCGAATAACAGCAGATTGCACCTTTGGAGGCGGATTAAAATGCTCTGGTCCTACCGTAAATAAATACTCGACATCATAATAGGCTTGTATCAAAACAGACAAAACACCATAAGCTTTTGAATTAGGCTTGGCAGCAGTTCGCTCTGCAACTTCTTTTTGAAACATCCCCACCATCTCTGGAATATTTTCTTTATGACTTAACATTTTGAACAATATTTGAGACGATATATTGTAAGGAAAGTTACCAATGATAGCATAAGGTTCGTGAAAATGATCTTCCATCTTCACTTTCAGAAAGTCTTCGGCAATGATATTAGGCACTAAACTTGTGTAATGTTCTGCCAAATACATGACCATATCTCTATCTGCCTCAATTACTTTCAAATCATGTGTTGTTGCATATTCCTCCATCAAATGCTTGGTCAACATACCCTTGCCAGGTCCAATTTCTACCACACTCTTATATTGGTCCCGCAACAACAAGCTCTTAGCAATATCCATTGCTATAGATTCTTTATTTAAAAAGTGCTGTCCGTATGATTTTTTTGCCTTCATTCTATTTTTTTGGTAATGCTGTCAATTATGATCTGCTAATAAGATAACAAAAATACAATAAAAATCCTGATTATCGTGTCCCTTCTTTTAATTGTTTACAATAGATACTCAAATTTGATTGTACACAGAGCTGAATATAAAATAGTTTGCTATATTCCTAATATTAATTATATTAGCATAAAGAGTAAAATCTCCAAATTCTTCCACTATTTTCCCCATTTATACTATAATTATAATATGACGACAACTTTACGTTCGACCAATTGCCACACCCAAAACCAAGATTTAATCATACTCAGTTACAAAAATCAGAATTCTTGGTTTACTTCGTTGTTAACAGAAACCGAACAAGCAATTGTACAACAAGCCGTCCAAAAAGATACGAAGCATCTCTTGATTCCTCGACTGAATCAGTATATCATCATAGAAATAATAGAGACAATTGATGATCGTGCTCAACTAAAGGAACAGATTCGGTCAATAGCTTCAAAAACTGTTGGTACACTTCGAAAACATCACATTAATGAAGTCGTTTTGTTGGATTACACAAACGATAATTTGAGTGCTTCTTATGCGGAAGGTCTCGTTTTGACCAATTACCAGTTTTTAAAATATTTTAAAGAGAAAGAACAACTAACTAGTCCTTTTCATACGCTTTATCTTTTAGAGGAATGTATTTCTAAAAAAGAAGTTACACTTTTAAATAATGTATTAGAAGGTGTTTGTGCTGCTAGAGATTTGGTTAACGAACCACTCTCCTTCTTAACTGCTGTTCAATTATCTGAAGAAATCAAAAAACTCGGTAAGAGAGCTGGCTTTTCCGTTAAAGTGCTTGATAAAGCAGCTATAGAAGCCCTAAAGATGGGAGGGCTTTTAGCTGTTAATAAAGGTAGCAATGACCCACCTACATTTTCCATCTTAGAATGGAAACCAGAATGCCCTACCAATAAACAACCAATTGTATTAGTTGGCAAAGGAGTAGTTTATGATACAGGAGGTCTAAGCTTAAAACCAACTGCCAATTCAATGGATTTCATGAAGTCGGATATGGCTGGTGCAGCAGGTGTTATTGGTGCTATGTATGCCGTTGCCAAAGCAAAATTACCCATTCATCTCATTTGTTTGGTGCCCTCTACTGATAACAGACCTGGTGTTAATGCGTATGTTCCTGGCGATGTAATCACTATGTACAGTGGCACAACAGTAGAAGTATTAAATACAGATGCTGAAGGTAGAATGTTGTTGGCCGATGGATTGCACTATGCCAAACAATATACCCCTGAATTGGTTATTAATATGGCAACACTCACTGGATCTGCAGCTCATGCTATCGGTAATCAAGGTGCTGTTTTGATGGGAACAGCTAGTGCTGCAACAAAAAAAGCACTCATACAAGCAGGAACAGAAGTACACGAGCGTTTGGTCGAGTTTCCTTTATGGAAAGAATATGGCGAACAGCTAAAATCCGATGTTGCAGATCTAAAAAACTTAGGAGGTCCGATGGCTGGAGCAATTACGGCGGGCAAATTTCTAGAACATTTTACAGATTATGACTGGATACACATCGATATGGCTGGTGTTGCCTTCTTGCATCATGAAGATGCTTATCGTTCCAAAGGAGGAACAGGATACGGGGTTCAATTGCTTTATAATTTCTTCTTGAATTATACAAAGTCATGATATTCCACATTTTTCCGTATCTTTGTAGCTATAACTAAATTCTAGTTAAAAATCAGATGTGCTGTTTGTTAAGTTGTATCATGGTTAACTCACTTAAAGATTTAATTAACAGATACACAAGACAAAGGGTTACTTGGCTGTCAATTGATAGATTAAAAAATCAATAAATTCGCAGCCCATACTTTCTTAAATCATTTCCAAAGATATAACTTTGGACAAAATAGCAAGTACGAATTGCTTGCATATATATTTATGACAAATAAAAGATTAAAAATAGGTATTTCAGTAGGTGACATCAATGGGATTGGTCTAGAAGTTATTTTAAAAACTCTAGCAGACAAACGTATTCTAAATTGGTGTACTCCTATTTTATATGGATCAACCAAAGTTGCTTCTTATCACAAGAACATCATTAAAATCAAGGATTTATCTTTACATAATATTAATGACATTCATGCAGCAAATGACAATGTCGTTAATGTGGTCAACTGTTGGATGGAAAATGTAAAAATTACATTGGGAAAATGCACTGTTGATGGGGGCAAATATGCGATGTTTTCTCTAGAACAAGCAACAGAAGATTTGTTGGCAGGGCATTTAGATGCCTTGGTTACTGCGCCTATCAATAAAAAAGCCATGCAAATGAGTGGTTTTGAATATCCTGGGCATACCGAATATTTGACCTCTAGATTTCAAGCCAAAGAAAACTTAATGTTGATGGTCAACGAAGATTTAAGAATTGGATTGGTTACCAATCATCTTCCGATCAGCCAAGTTGCTACTACGATTACGACAGAATTAGTTCTTAGAAAAATTGAACTAATGAATGAAAGTCTAAAAATGGATTTTGGCATTGACAAACCTGCTATTGCAGTATTGGGCTTGAATCCACATGCAGGCGATGGTGGTGTTTTGGGAACAGAAGAAATCGATGTTATTATACCTGCTATTGAAGCAGCAAAAAATAAAGGTATCTTGGCTATTGGTCCCTATGCTGCTGATGGGCTCTTTGGTTCGGGCAATTTTGCCAATTTTGATGGAATATTGGCAATGTATCACGACCAAGGTCTAGTTCCCTTCAAAGCACTATCTTTTGGCGAAGGTATTAACTTTACAGCTGGTCTCCCGATTATTCGTACCTCTCCTGACCATGGAACTGGTTTTGATATTGCAGGAAAAAACATCGCAGATTTTAGATCTTTTAGACAATCTTTGTACTTAGCAATAGATAGTGCCAAACAGCGTGCAGAATATATTGAGATGACTGGTAATCCACTAAAAGTAGTTGCTGTTAACGATATGGATGCTTCTCCTGACGATATTATTGATAACGATGGTGTTGCTCCTGAAGAACAAAACAAACCTAACAAAAAACGCAATCGAAAAGATAGGGAACAAAAACCAAGGAAAGATAATAGAGAGCAATCTAAAGATACGAATCAGAAAAAAGCTGCTTCGGATAACAAAAAAGCTACCAAAAATTCTAATAAACCGAACCATAATAAAACAGCTAAAACTAACTTAACGGTAGAGGAACGTTTGGCTTTAGCCGCAGAAAAAAAGCAGCAAACGGAACAACAAAACAAAAAAGGAGCATCTCAAAAAGTGGTTAAAAAAAGCCTTGAGCAACCAGTAGAGAAGCCTTCAGTGAAACCGATAGAAAAAACAATCGCTTCGGATAATGAACCGCAACCTAAAGAAACAAAAGCTCCTGTTTTAGATAATAATATTGTTGAAACAATGGAACCTATTCCTACTTTGACAGATGATAATCAAGAAAAAAATAATGATACGTCATCAGAAAATAAAAGCAATAACAACAAAGACCATACAAACTAAGATAAAGAGATTGCCCTGTTCTGTGTCGCAAAAAAAACAAGTTGTCAGTAAGCTGACAACTTGTTTTTTTTATCATATCTATTCGCAGTTGGTCGTGCTGCTATATTGTGTTTTCAACAAAGCATTCTAAAAACAAAACACACCCCTAGAACATTAATGCCTCTCTAATATCGTCCTCCGTTTCAATAATACCAACCGACCGCATTTTAAAGTTCAAGGTTTCCTCTTCTGTAGAAGTTTCATTAACAACCAATAGTTCATTTTCTTTGGTTAAAGCCCATATTTTGTTCTCAGCAGTAGCCTCGTATTTTAATTCAGCAGTGCTTTTATTTTCTTCATTGGGCGCAAAGTAATAGAGTTGTTTGTCCTTATTGGTTACAAATAATCGATCGACAGCAAGGGCAACCCCATTTTCGTCAACAAAGTTAGCTTGTACTTTCAATGCATCTTTCATTTCTACTTCCTTGCCACAATTCCATAACCCAAATCTATTAATCCTAAACCGATTGATAATCTCTTTCCATGCAATATCATGCTCCACAACTGCCTCTTCGCTCAAATTTTGGACTTCTACTAAAACATCTGATTCCCATTGCTCCAAGCGAATAAAATAAGCCTTCAATTCTTCTTTGTACAAAGCCATTGCTTCTTCAGTATCTTCAATCGCAGGATAAACTTCAAATGTTCTAACAATATTTCCTTCGTTCGTCTCATAAACCAATTCCATACGATACTTATCATTGCCAAGCCCTGTCAATGTAACAGAGTTCCACGACGTATCAAATGTTCCTGCTGTCAGTTGGCTTGCAGAAGCCATTAGTTGTACGTTTTGGTTGTAAGCTGCTAATTCTGGAAATTCTTCTTCGTTTATATCAAAGTCAAATACTTGCATATTCTCACGTACTCCTGGCTTAATCGGCTTTTTAGGCTTGCTTTGGGCTAAGGTTGCTCTAGCCTGCTCAACTAACTCTTGGTTTGTCTTAGGATCAACCGTTGGTGTTGTTGTCGTTCCATTAGTGGTGGTTGCTGTTAGTACTTCAACATTATCATTAGCAACATATTCCCATGCATCCTGCTGCTTTCCATAAACATACACCTTCAAATCATTCGTTGGAATATTGGCAGCCACCTTGCCTTGTAGTTCTACCTCTAGCGTCTTGTCCATGCTTAAATAGACAGGTTTTCCATCTTGAAAGCCTTTGATTTCCATCATTCCTACCGATTGTAAGTTTTGATGCTTGTCCAACTCTTTCGGCACTCCTGCCAAAAACATATCCACATGATCGTTAAACTCTCGATACTGAATGTCTACTTTTCCTTTTACAGGCTTACCTTTTTCATCTACAAAAGCCGAAGCTGGAACAATAATTTTAGAGCCCGACTCATAATTTAATGTTTCTCCTTCTTCCGCAGCATTGACAACCAAATTACCAAATGGTTTCTGAATTTTTGGCATAGGAGCTTGTAATGCAAAAACTTCGTTAATTTGATCAATCGGCACGTCCATTTTTGCATTAGACATCGATTGACGAATCATAAACACCAATAAAATAGAAGCAGCAACAGCCATTAAAGCTCCTGTTCCATACTTAATAAAACTTGGTGATACTTTTCCTCCCTTCTTAATAGAACGAACAGGAGTACTCTCCTTGGTGTCACTACTAGGAGGAACAGTTGCTTCTTGAAACTGCGCAAACAGAGCGTCAAAATCTTGATGCTTGCTAATTTGCTCAGAACTTAACTCTGGAGGATTAGTTTTAATATTGTAATTGTCTTTCATTTCTTTTTACTTTAAAACGGTTGAATTAGATCAGTGATTTAGTGTTCCATCTTCCCTTAATCCGATCGTTTTTGTTTCACAAATCGTTTCTTCATTTTCTGTAACAATCTGTAAATCTTAACTTTTGCATTATTTTCTGTAATGTCTAAAATATCTGCTACCTCTTTAAAAGGTCTTTTTTCAAAAAAGCGGAGTTCTAACAACTCTACCTCATCAGGTTTCAAATCTTGAATAACAGTTTTAAGAACAGTAATATTTATTTCTAAATCTTCTTTGTCCTCATATTCTTCTTCAAGGTCTTGAGCGGTACGCTCTTCTAAAGCAACCACTCGATTCTTATTTTGTTTTCTAAAGTGTTGTGCAATTTCATTGCTAGCAATTCTAAATAACCAAGCAGAAAAAGGAACTCCCTTAAAAACATATTTATCTATCTTTTGCATTGCTTTCAGAAATACCTGCGACGTCAAATCCGCAGCAAGCACTTCATCAACAGTACGTTTGTATACAAACCTAAAAATAGGCTCATAATAACGATTGTACAAAACCCTAAACTTAGCAGGATTTTGCTGTGCAGCCTGCACTTCAAGCCATTCATCTTCCATAGCTTGCTGTGTGACGGTATACTTGGATGTTGACATATATAGTATTCTAATTAATCATTCAATCTAAGAAACTTCTAGCCCAGAGGTCTGTAGAACATTTGTTAATCTAATTGGTCAACGATTGGTAACAGACTCCATTTCTAAGTGTCTCAACAACCCTTCGCAATTAATGAGAACAGATGTAAGTAATAGTTTTGTGATCAACTTTCTCAAAAAGCTTGCGTTCCTTTGTTTTCGCTACCTTTTCTCTTGTTTATCATCAAAATTTCTAGGAACGTTATTGGTCTATTGTTACGAATAAATCCCTATTTCCTACCACACGTTGTATTGTCTGAATCTCTCCATCTAAGGTAACAAAAAAATAAGCTCCGTCAAACCTCTTATTCGCTAAAATACGTGTACTCTAAAATTGTCTGAATTCCATCTTCTTCGGTAATGTGCATTTCCAGTAAGCCATCGTTGTTATACGTAAAATATTCCAACTTATAAATTTCTGGTCTTGGCGGTAAAGATGGTACTCTTTCTTTAGTTTTGTCCAAATCAGTCGGAGAATTATTCAAATCTCTTGGCGAAGTTGCCAGTTGGCCTTGCTTTTTTTTCTTCTTTTTCTTCTTTTTAACAACTGTTTCAGGCTCCTCAGATACACGAGAACTCATTGTCGGTTCGCGCATGACCCAATGAATTTTCTTGCTTATTCGATTATTCTCATATTTATAATCAATTGTAAAGAGTATCTTTCCTGACGAATTTCGTACTTGCGTAATTACTGGCTGTCCCTCCTCGTCCAAGAATGTTTTTCTATCTTTGGTAATCTCATACAAGTTTTTGTACACACGACAAGAATTGGTGCTGTCGGTATATTCCGTCACGGTCAACAATTTTTCTTTATCCAACAAGCCTACTAAACTATCCATATAAGGAGAGGTTCCTACAGCAGTGGTTTTCTGCCGTACCACTCGATTTAGACTATCAAATTCAAATTCGTCTAACAAACGCACACTCTTATTGGGTGCACCATGCATTTTTACTCGCTGAAAGGGCGTTCCATTATGTTCGTAGATATACACATAGGTATAATCCAAACTTGTGTTTTGCAAAGAATCGTAATTCAACTTCTCAACCGCCGAGATCAAATTTTGCTTATAAAAGTATTCTATACTCCACTTTTTGAATCCTGATGGCAAATAAGTTGAAATCATCCCCATTTTCCCATCTACAAATTCATACCGTTGATATTGATGAGAATACTCCACTGCTTCTGCCCACATTTCGCCTGAACGATCCTCTGCACCCCTCTTGTATGTTCCTTTCCAGATGGAACATTTATTGTTTCCCAACTCCGACACCTTCTTTAAGTCGAAAGGTAAATCGGGATATACTTCTGGATAAATCGTTACTTGAGCTTGTATCGGTTGAATGCACAAAAGCAGACCTCCTATCAAAAAGCATTTAATAATTTCTCCTATAGTCCTCTTCATATGTTCTATCTTTTACGATGACAACTTGTTGATACATTTTATATTTGATGGGTTCACCCAATTGATTTCTAGCAGGATTCCATTTCGAAGCTTTTAGCTTTCTCAAAACTACATTTTTTAAACGTGAATCATTGCTTTTTAGCACCTCAACCTGACTTACCCAACCATATTGATTAACAGAATATTCTAAAACAACAAATTTCCAATTTTTTAGATCCATTCCTGCTCGATAGGGTTTGATGTTCATCAGACCAAAATCGCCTCCAGCTAAAGTTGGCAATTGCACTATTTTTTCTTGAGGATCAATTGTTGAGCCTTGAAGCGAATCTATGGTACTTGTTTTCAAAATGGATATTTTTTTTTCTACAGGTGCAACGACAATTGTTTCGTCTTTGGGAGCTAAACTAGGTTCTAGAGTTTGTTTTTTTCTAATAACCAATGTTTTTTTGGGGAGGCAGGTTGTTGCTGTACTGTCTTGTGCTACTAGAATTGGCATCATAAGCCAACTCATAATAACAGTAACCACTAGTTTCATATCAATAGAGTTTTCGCTATTCGATTCATTCACAAGATGAAATCACAAATCAAATTGACTGTCATCAAATTCATTTTCAATAGAAATATACTTCAGTAATTATACCATAATTAGGCTTTTAGGAAGAATAAAAACGTAACTTATCTGATATATCTTATAAAATGGCTTCTTTTTTTGACTATATTTGGTTTCAACATACTAAAATGACAAAGAACTTTTTCTTCTCTACTGGTATAACTCCTATTTGTAGAAAGGATACAGTTTTTTCATTTTTTTTTGAAAAAAAACAATAAATACGCAAGAAGTAAGTTGAATACTTCTTTAAATCGCTCAATAGATGTCGGAAAATAAAAAAGGGTTGGCCTTACATTGGCAAATTTTAATCGGGATGGCAGCTGGTATTGCTATTGGTTTTGCCTTAAAAAATGTTGATGGAAGTGAAAAATTTGTCCTCAACTGGGTATATCCAATTGGTAAAATATTTGTCAATCTACTCAAATTGATTGCTGTCCCATTAATTATTGCCTCCTTAACCAAAGGAATTGCTGACCTGCAAGACATATCCAAACTTTCCAAAATTGGAGGTAGAACAATTGGCACCTATTTAGTAACAACCGTAATCGCCGTAACCTTAGGTCTAGTCGTTGTCAATACATTACAACCTGGAGTGGGTTTATCTCAAAGTACCATTGATGCAATTAGTGCTAGTAATATGGACAAAAGTGCTGGCAAAGTAGCAGCAGGAGCAGCACAGTCACAAGTAGGACCTTTACAATTTGTGATTGACATGGTGCCTGATAATATTTTTGCGGCGGCAAGCAGCAATGGAAACATGCTTCAAGTTATTGTATTTGTTCTATTTTTTGGCATCTGCTTACTTTTAATACCCAAAGAAAAAGCAAAGCCAATGCACGATTTTTTTGATAGTCTCAACGAGGTCATTCTAAAAATGGTTGATGTCATCATGCTCATTTCGCCCTATGCTGTGTTTGCTTTGTTGTGCAACTTAACTGTAAGTACCGATCCTGAAATTTTTGGAGTATTGTTCAAATATGCCCTCTGTGTTGTTTTGGGGCTTGTGTTAATGGTTGGCATTTATATGGCAGCTATCAAGCTATTTACAGGACGTTCTCCGCTTGGTTTTCTCAAAGCTATCAGTCCAGCTCAACTATTGGCCTTTTCTACAAGTTCGAGTGCCGCTACCTTGCCAGTAACTATGGAACGAGTAGAAGAACATGTAGGGGTCGAAAAAGAGGTAACTAGCTTTGTGTGCCCAATTGGTGCA
It includes:
- a CDS encoding RNA polymerase sigma factor — encoded protein: MSTSKYTVTQQAMEDEWLEVQAAQQNPAKFRVLYNRYYEPIFRFVYKRTVDEVLAADLTSQVFLKAMQKIDKYVFKGVPFSAWLFRIASNEIAQHFRKQNKNRVVALEERTAQDLEEEYEDKEDLEINITVLKTVIQDLKPDEVELLELRFFEKRPFKEVADILDITENNAKVKIYRLLQKMKKRFVKQKRSD
- a CDS encoding M17 family metallopeptidase: MTTTLRSTNCHTQNQDLIILSYKNQNSWFTSLLTETEQAIVQQAVQKDTKHLLIPRLNQYIIIEIIETIDDRAQLKEQIRSIASKTVGTLRKHHINEVVLLDYTNDNLSASYAEGLVLTNYQFLKYFKEKEQLTSPFHTLYLLEECISKKEVTLLNNVLEGVCAARDLVNEPLSFLTAVQLSEEIKKLGKRAGFSVKVLDKAAIEALKMGGLLAVNKGSNDPPTFSILEWKPECPTNKQPIVLVGKGVVYDTGGLSLKPTANSMDFMKSDMAGAAGVIGAMYAVAKAKLPIHLICLVPSTDNRPGVNAYVPGDVITMYSGTTVEVLNTDAEGRMLLADGLHYAKQYTPELVINMATLTGSAAHAIGNQGAVLMGTASAATKKALIQAGTEVHERLVEFPLWKEYGEQLKSDVADLKNLGGPMAGAITAGKFLEHFTDYDWIHIDMAGVAFLHHEDAYRSKGGTGYGVQLLYNFFLNYTKS
- a CDS encoding NAD(P)-dependent oxidoreductase, translated to MREKITNEEPKVLITDGVHNLLIEGLTVAGYRCDYMPSISLEEVRAMIHHYQGIIINSKITVDRSFLDKATQLKFIGRLGSGLEIIDLDYAKIKNVAVHRAPDGNCDAVAEHAMGMLLSLAINLRRSDQQVRQKKWQREQNRGWELMGKTVGIVGFGYTGVAFAKRLAGFGVRVLAYDKYKSNYTEGMPHVTESDMEQIQKEADVLSLHLPSTPETKGLVDQDYWDKFEKPVVLINTSRGNIVNTKSLLNVLDSGQVIGACLDVFENEKPATYTQDEDLLFQDLFARENILVTPHIAGWTVESKERLAELLLDRIMKQ
- a CDS encoding dicarboxylate/amino acid:cation symporter, with product MSENKKGLALHWQILIGMAAGIAIGFALKNVDGSEKFVLNWVYPIGKIFVNLLKLIAVPLIIASLTKGIADLQDISKLSKIGGRTIGTYLVTTVIAVTLGLVVVNTLQPGVGLSQSTIDAISASNMDKSAGKVAAGAAQSQVGPLQFVIDMVPDNIFAAASSNGNMLQVIVFVLFFGICLLLIPKEKAKPMHDFFDSLNEVILKMVDVIMLISPYAVFALLCNLTVSTDPEIFGVLFKYALCVVLGLVLMVGIYMAAIKLFTGRSPLGFLKAISPAQLLAFSTSSSAATLPVTMERVEEHVGVEKEVTSFVCPIGATINMDGTSLYQAVAAVFICQVIGFDLSLGDQLTIVITATMASIGSAAVPGAGMVMLVIVLDTLGIPSDKLAFGIALIFAVDRPLDMCRTVINVTGDATVATLVGKSVGKLKDPQVKNWDDHYKKETI
- a CDS encoding energy transducer TonB — its product is MKLVVTVIMSWLMMPILVAQDSTATTCLPKKTLVIRKKQTLEPSLAPKDETIVVAPVEKKISILKTSTIDSLQGSTIDPQEKIVQLPTLAGGDFGLMNIKPYRAGMDLKNWKFVVLEYSVNQYGWVSQVEVLKSNDSRLKNVVLRKLKASKWNPARNQLGEPIKYKMYQQVVIVKDRTYEEDYRRNY
- the pdxA gene encoding 4-hydroxythreonine-4-phosphate dehydrogenase PdxA, which codes for MTNKRLKIGISVGDINGIGLEVILKTLADKRILNWCTPILYGSTKVASYHKNIIKIKDLSLHNINDIHAANDNVVNVVNCWMENVKITLGKCTVDGGKYAMFSLEQATEDLLAGHLDALVTAPINKKAMQMSGFEYPGHTEYLTSRFQAKENLMLMVNEDLRIGLVTNHLPISQVATTITTELVLRKIELMNESLKMDFGIDKPAIAVLGLNPHAGDGGVLGTEEIDVIIPAIEAAKNKGILAIGPYAADGLFGSGNFANFDGILAMYHDQGLVPFKALSFGEGINFTAGLPIIRTSPDHGTGFDIAGKNIADFRSFRQSLYLAIDSAKQRAEYIEMTGNPLKVVAVNDMDASPDDIIDNDGVAPEEQNKPNKKRNRKDREQKPRKDNREQSKDTNQKKAASDNKKATKNSNKPNHNKTAKTNLTVEERLALAAEKKQQTEQQNKKGASQKVVKKSLEQPVEKPSVKPIEKTIASDNEPQPKETKAPVLDNNIVETMEPIPTLTDDNQEKNNDTSSENKSNNNKDHTN
- the rsmA gene encoding 16S rRNA (adenine(1518)-N(6)/adenine(1519)-N(6))-dimethyltransferase RsmA gives rise to the protein MKAKKSYGQHFLNKESIAMDIAKSLLLRDQYKSVVEIGPGKGMLTKHLMEEYATTHDLKVIEADRDMVMYLAEHYTSLVPNIIAEDFLKVKMEDHFHEPYAIIGNFPYNISSQILFKMLSHKENIPEMVGMFQKEVAERTAAKPNSKAYGVLSVLIQAYYDVEYLFTVGPEHFNPPPKVQSAVIRLQRKKDFKNLGCDESRLRAVVKTTFGMRRKMLRNSMKQFLPKNVIFEDEFFLQRPENLSVQDFIDLTNLTFKY